A window of Hyperolius riggenbachi isolate aHypRig1 chromosome 1, aHypRig1.pri, whole genome shotgun sequence contains these coding sequences:
- the LOC137544418 gene encoding gastrula zinc finger protein XlCGF67.1-like codes for MRSHTTEKPYSCAECGKCLGDLTLLRSCFHMLSVENVSEVKQTLSYKRSHTIEKPYSCAEFGKCLDLKQTLSYMRSHTIEKLFSHAECGKCLRLKANLVIHEISHY; via the exons atgagatctCACACtactgagaagccatattcatgtgctgagtgtggaaaatgtcttGGAG ATCTCACACTATTGAGAAGCTGTTTTCacatgctgagtgtggaaaatgtctcGGAGGTAAAGCAAACCTTATCATACAAGAGATCTCACACtattgagaagccatattcatgtgctgagtttgGAAAATGTCTCG acttaaagcaaaccttgtcatacatgagatctCACACTATTGAGAAGCTGTTTTCacatgctgagtgtggaaaatgtcttagacttaaagcaaaccttgtcatacatgagatctCACACTATTGA